In the genome of Arachis hypogaea cultivar Tifrunner chromosome 9, arahy.Tifrunner.gnm2.J5K5, whole genome shotgun sequence, the window ttttGACATCTTCAAAATTTAAACATATCGATCCCTGAGTCTAATTTGTctcattttaaaaactttttacaTGTACATTTGTATCAATTAGGTAACTACAATAGgaatcatatttgattttttcGTTGGGTATGACAGACCCAAATGAATATAAGAGATCGATATATCCAAACTTTGAAAATGATagagacttaaatgtatttttaaattctcaaaactTAAATGTTCGCGAATCAAAAGGTCAATGATCTATTTATCATTTTCTCATTTAAATTTTCAATACATTTAATTTGTAgccattaaataaaaatatttaaaactttttattattgataaatttATCATATCTCTTTAAGACATATATTAGCTAAATCTTTTTTGTATGGGTGACCTGATTACTTTCTTCTATTGCTGTTatatcttgttatttttcttttgtagtgTATTACTTAATCATGATCATAATACATGCAGCAGGTTTAATTTGCATTTTGTTGATTGGATGTCACTAAAGCAATTTTTGTCTTGAGCCTTCGTTTTTGTCTCGAGGAATATTGGCCTatatcttgttatttttcttctgtttttttttaaacGATGGAACTGAATTTTTtcacacataataataataataataataataataataataataataataattattattattattattattattattattattattattattataaaaatcattttaaattttgtctaacatcatttttaataaataatttaaattaatagaagaaattataattaaattaaacttaaatattcataaaattttatttaattatttttattaaaaaataattttttaaaaacaaaatctttaatATAATATGTTGActcaataactaattatttaatttctaaaaatctggGGTGTTATAtcttggctccaacagtggctTGTCGTGGCCGTTCTTCATATGTGTGTGTGTCTCCTCTTTATATTTTTACTCTATCGTTCCAATATGTATCTCGATGACACTCTATttactcgttcaaagcttaacacgcttagggaGCGACGACACAATATTCCTCTTGACTAAGTATTGGCATTTCACTTGGGCTGCTACCGAGTTATATGTAACCGCAAATTTGTTGAATGTTGAGTTGGAAACTTGTTCTACAATTTCGTATATCGAATAGCCTAGAGCAGAGTTCgttgatcttgtgatgcaattcatCTTACCTCTGAATTGTGTTTGGACTTTCCTGAACTTCTGGTAAATGTACACCTGTTGAAACTGAGCTTCTATTGAGgattttgttgcacacggtatgacagTGTGAAAATCTGCAGTAtccgattctctctctctttgctccCTGCTttcgaggcaattatcgtattgtttgacgaattGGATAAGTGAGATATTCCGCATAATGAACTTGTTAAAAAACACATGCATGCTCTCACtcttttgtgtgcttctcatcccggtCCAAAAGTGGTGATCGAGATAAATTGAAATCCATATATGACAACCTTCGTAAAGCTCTACAAAAAATACCTAAATCAGACTATAATACacccaaaaacatgcaatttacacatttgctgcagattttaaaagacattacctgaaagtcacttgttgtccacaagaccatacTTCGTTataaaatcattccaattcctatcaaatgattttttagtatgagagttccaaacaacatggctcatttcttgttcaatttttAGGTGTACCTAGTAgctgtttaatttgcttggaatatTCTTAATGATGCTCTAAATACACCAACGGTAAATTATTGTGGGCATACAAGTCTCGATAGCTCTTTGcattgatgcgcattgatcggtgagaatCTTTTTGGAGCATTTcgtcccatgcaacgaagccaacattcaaataaccatttgaatgattaaatatcttcatttttcatcaaagcacATCCCAAAAGCGATGACTGACCATGGTGATTCATCTCgacaaaagaataaaaaactaGATTATACCTGAAACAGATTACGACAAAGCAGAATTAAAATCgttaaatacacccaaataataaCTGTCTATACCAAAAAACatgcaatatacacctctgcagcagatttataaaataacattaattcaacaTCATAAACCAGAACAACATATTACCTGTTTGCATTGTAGGTGGTGTTGAATGAAATAATATCTTTAAAATACTCACAGGCAGCCCTGCTCCTTGCGTCCGTCCAAAAAGCAAGCTTAATCGACTGATCGTCTTCGAGTTcgagctcgaaaaagaaattctgattcttctctttcattcttaataagtattttcCGAATTCTTTTGCACTCTCTAGTTTCGAAATATTTCGCACTTCTCTCGTAGTGTAATTTCTCGcatctttttttataaaatttaactcgcaGTGACCCCCGAGTACTgccacaaatgattggtaagttttgttTAGTCTAATACCGACtttctcgttattctctattgtacgacgcaCGGACATACTTAGTTCCTTGTGCTGTTTAAGCATCTCAGCTTGATTTGCACAACAAAGATGTGAATGATGCAACACAACCTTGGAAATGATCCAAACATCGATGTCCTttaatatgtgtatataaattcttgcaggacaatttAATCCTGCTGAGAGGTTTGTCTTCTCTGTTGGAGATATTTGCGATTTCCATTTTTCCTTTCTGCtatatgtaatcaattgattcttaatttcatttctcttcttatttgtactccgaactcttgtagaaaaacctcaGCTTTCGAATAATTCTTATATAATTTTGCAACATCTTCAAGGGTGTTAAAAGTCATCCCAACTTTGAGAACAAACTGTTCATCAACATCACAGAGTGGCtgcaaaatacaccaaaaaagtccaaaatacaccatattaaaacaggcataaactatagaatgcaaatacaactataaaaccattataaaaaataacaaaaatcagaTTAATGAATCATCGTCAAAtagaaactaaaacaattcaactaaaagaataagATAATTCACCCTCAATTAAATGAAAAGTCATAAAttgtaaatacacccaaattttCTTAAGGTACACCCAAATATTCCTGATTTACACCCGAAAGTCTGACATAAAATGCAGAAAATTCATCAGAACTGGTacgttacattcaattcaaacaacAAACAGTGAATAGCAAATTTTATAGGCAAGGTTCACAATATTATTCGGCTCcacaatcataaactactaataaaaatattaactggAATTAAACCTCACCTCAGAAACTTCATTGgatttaaattcaaaatccatTTCGCTCTGGTTTTGCTGACAATCtgaagttgaatcatccattatattcaaaacgatttcagagcttgatttcagaaacaatGAAAAtcgagaaaaaggaagaaagaaaatacaaagaGAAACACACGTAAACGACGAGGAGAATGCAAAGAGAAACACATGAAAGAGATCGAAGAGAAAAGGCAAGAAAATGcagaagaaatttgaaaaatgaaatgaaatcctTTTGAAAATGGAAGTTATATATTCTCGCACGTTGATTGAAAAATCTGTTAAGAAACGCGTGGACTAAACGTGCCAGAAAAGGCACATTTTAGGTATAAATGAGTATATGAATTTGTAAGACGTGTATAACAAAAACACTTGTATGTGGAGATTAATTCTTTGtactattagaatttagaatttaagatttagaatttagaattagtcaaatattaataaaaaaataatagattttattagtaatataacttaatttattttttattgttaaatataaaaatactattttaagtTTTGATTAATTCTATTAAGGGTGCACATGAGTCGGGTGAAATCAAGTTCACCATGACCCGAATCCGACCCTAAATAATGATCGGGTCTACTTTTAAGATCCTTATCCGATTCTAGACCTGGTAAAATCATACTAGTTTCGGGCCACACTAAAACTTGGGTGAAATCCGAGTCTTGATAAATGTTATGTAATAAAATTATGATGCActcatttataaagaaaaaaaaatacttgttGCAAAAAAGTTGATAACCATATTTAAACTTAAATTTGttcataaattctaatttcatacttttttttatttattttctaattcaacaaatgtgattaaaaacaaacaataatcttataattaatataacataataataaaattaatttaaaacatatatatcttTTTAGTAACCCTAAGATGCACATGGAATAGGTGAAACTAGGTTTGCCTTAATTTGAACCCAATTCTAAATAATGATCCCAACTCTAAATAATGATCGAATCTATTTTAAAATCCGTACCCAATTCTATACCCAATAAAATCACACTAAAATCTTCCAACTAGCCGGCTCATGTGTATCGCTAAATTCCACTATCTCCTCCCACTCCTTCCTTTTAGTGTTTTACATGCTACACAACTTTCAAATGGGAGAAAGTTGATTAAACCTTAACCTGAAATATTTGATGAGTCATATTTGACGTGACAAGGCACTggcaaggaagaaagaaagatagTTGCTTGaaaaatatattcaataattCATAGCAGATGAAGATGAGATAGGTTTTTCACACTTTACCAAAATCTCAATGCACATCAACGATCTCAGTCTCAACACATACACACTGCCACACTGGTTTGCATTTTACACTCAAACAACTTTTTCATATACTTGCATCCCACTACGACTTTTCATTTCAATATATCAATGACTTTGAATGTAATTGAAGAACATTATTTAATCCTTAGTAATTGTTTCTGTTAGGGGAGCGCAGAGATCTTATTAAGGAAATGGACAAAATTTCTGATCTGCCAAAGATAATCCTGCATGACATTCTTTCAAGGTTGCCTTACGAAGATGCTGCAAGGACCAGTGTTTTGTCCAAGGCTTGGCATGAAACATGGTCCTCATTCCCCATCTTGGTCTTCCACGGCTTTGACCAAGGCGTGTTCTTGCGCTTTGAGGATACAAATGATCCCCTGAAGATACAAGATCACAGAAGGAAAGTCAACAACTTCCTCAACTCTGTGGACAGAACACTTGTTAGGTTTCCACCACCACGGCTTTGCCATCAAAGAATTTAACCTGAGTATGATGTTCTTCCATCCTCGGTTCATGCCACATCTCGTTGACCggtggatgaagatagcaggtgAAAGTGGTAGTATTCAGGTGCTAAAGCTTGAACTTGAACTTGCTGACTGTTTCTTTGGATGTGAGTTTGACTCACGCGCGGTTGATAATTATTACTACTTGCCACCAGATGTACTGAAAGCCAAGTCATTAACTGAATTAGTGTTGTCAGGGAAGATTAGAGCAGACAAATTGATTGTAAATCACAGAATTAGGTTCCCTATGTTGCGGATATTGTCCTTAGTTAATGTTTATTTGGGACATGAACAAGCGCTTGAAGATCTCATTTCTGGTTGTCCTATGATTGAGGACTTAGTATTGGAGCCCTGTGTTGGATTGGAAAATGTAAAAATACATGATTTGCCTAAGCTAAAGTCTGCTAAGTTTTCTGGATTTCGTGAAATTCATGTTGATGTGCCGAGTCTAGAGTATCTTCATCTTGGTAATGACGAATTAGAGTTCCCTTGTGATATCAGTATAGACAAGTGCAGAAATTTGAAGGTGTTTCTTTTAGGGGCTGTGAGTTCTGTTTTTGTCTCTAACCAATGGTTGCTTGAACTTTTTGACAAGTTTCCTTTCCTTGAGAGGTTGGAATTAAGTGGTTGTGTTACATCTGAGAGCCTAATGATCTCCAGTTCTCGCCTCAAGGTTTTGTCCTTCGAGGCTTGTGTAGAGTTGAAGGAAGCTAGGATCGATGCGCCGAATTTAGAGTCATGTAGATATTCTGGACAATCCAGCCACATGCCAGCAGCTATGTCTTTTGTGAACTGTTCAAATCAGGTGGATTTTGATGTTGTCTTGGCAATAGAATTTCGTATTATGGATTTGAAAAGGCTTAGGGCATTTCTCCAGAACATAGCACCAAGAAATGTTATGGTATCCTTGTATCTTGGAATCATGAAAGGTTCATCTGTAAGTGTACATTACCAAATTCTGTTTTAGTTGCTAAAATAAAACTTTACATGCAGAACTTTGATGTCATTTATGTTGGAATTGTATTTTGGATGAGCAGATTGTGTTCAATGAAGATGTACTACAAAATGTTCAAGTCCCTTTGCCAAGGATCAAACAATTGAGGTTATTGGTAGCTGAAGAAACTGAAGAGTTGTGTGTGCTTCTTATCAATGATTTGTTTTGGAGCTTCCGTCCTGCTATTATTTCTTTGAACCTGAAAGTATGCAGCAGAATATTCCTTAAGGTTTGTCATTGATTCATTGCCCCTTAACTCCTGATTTGATTGTCCAATGCATGATCAATTTTTTCAGTGGTTTGATTCgtgaaaaaacaaaaatcatgTGAAAGATAATAAAAGGGTTAAAGTAGCCTTCTAAAGATTTACTAAGTTGAGAAAATTGATAAATTGTAAAATAGTTTTGTTTTTGTTACATATAAAAGACTGACATGATACTATGTAAGATTATCATCAATTGTATTTgccaatttttaaaatctaaaggatttttttgttattttagttgtTAGTTCTGAATCTTTCAGTTTCGGTAGCTTGAAAATGTTTGATAACTCTATTCTGAGTGCtattatgttaatttattatctaacaatacatattaaaaaatGAGAAAGTTTATGAACCAATTCTATATGCAGTAAAGTAGCCAACTTTTTAGAAAATTctgattttaaatcttaaaactagttttatgtttaaaaaacaCGTATCCTTCcactctcttcacctctcttctcctcttcctcctatcttttttttctccttcttctttccctCTGCACTCCCCCTCTCTCCATattggttcttcttcttcttttccggATCACCTTTTTCAAAGTTTTTgtacaataattttaaatatttctttttgttGTGTTTTAGATGTGTTCTTCTGTTAgattaaaaatattcttttataatgattttgaatgtttttttttatttagttttagatgtgtcatttgtatattttgaatgttttttttaaataaaaaaacataaaaaaatcaaaacataaatttttttaattaagacgAGCACGACAGAGGGATGACCGATAACAACGTCGGAGAAAAGTGCACGGCGGAGGAAAGCAAACGTACGGCGGAGAGAAACAAAGGCGTGGTGGAGGGAAGCGCACACACAGTAGAAAGAAGCGCATACATGGAGGAGGAAAGCGCTGCGAAAGGAGGCGGTTTTTTTTAGAAGAAAGATGCGGAGTGGGAAGGGAAGAGATTAGGATTTcagataattttttgtttttgctgtGATAATAAAATTGACTTTTTAGAATGAATTACATGTTGTTTTTGATATTTTCTGAACCTCTTTGTAATCCAACGAATAATTGGTTATAATTGGCTAGTTATCTAGAAAGActataaaaagatttatttacaTCTTCTTAAAGCATATAGGGAAAATTATCACtgtgaatttttttataaaaaaaatatatatataattttggatGTTCTTATAAAGATGTGTAAAACGTCTTTTTATAAAGACATTTATG includes:
- the LOC112708744 gene encoding uncharacterized protein isoform X2 codes for the protein MMFFHPRFMPHLVDRWMKIAGESGSIQVLKLELELADCFFGCEFDSRAVDNYYYLPPDVLKAKSLTELVLSGKIRADKLIVNHRIRFPMLRILSLVNVYLGHEQALEDLISGCPMIEDLVLEPCVGLENVKIHDLPKLKSAKFSGFREIHVDVPSLEYLHLGNDELEFPCDISIDKCRNLKVFLLGAVSSVFVSNQWLLELFDKFPFLERLELSGCVTSESLMISSSRLKVLSFEACVELKEARIDAPNLESCRYSGQSSHMPAAMSFVNCSNQVDFDVVLAIEFRIMDLKRLRAFLQNIAPRNVMVSLYLGIMKGSSIVFNEDVLQNVQVPLPRIKQLRLLVAEETEELCVLLINDLFWSFRPAIISLNLKVCSRIFLKLLLEKLRCNNEGEECSSSQMKCWWRDLKDVKVTSSPKKYENLSDCEALLDSLPINFSSPDLQLNFQLEWDSLRTSLSGGGINDRS
- the LOC112708744 gene encoding uncharacterized protein isoform X1, translating into MMFFHPRFMPHLVDRWMKIAGESGSIQVLKLELELADCFFGCEFDSRAVDNYYYLPPDVLKAKSLTELVLSGKIRADKLIVNHRIRFPMLRILSLVNVYLGHEQALEDLISGCPMIEDLVLEPCVGLENVKIHDLPKLKSAKFSGFREIHVDVPSLEYLHLGNDELEFPCDISIDKCRNLKVFLLGAVSSVFVSNQWLLELFDKFPFLERLELSGCVTSESLMISSSRLKVLSFEACVELKEARIDAPNLESCRYSGQSSHMPAAMSFVNCSNQVDFDVVLAIEFRIMDLKRLRAFLQNIAPRNVMVSLYLGIMKGSSIVFNEDVLQNVQVPLPRIKQLRLLVAEETEELCVLLINDLFWSFRPAIISLNLKVCSRIFLKLLLEKLRCNNEGEECSSSQMKCWWRDLKDVKVTSSPKKYENLSDCEALLDSLPINFSSPDLQLNFQLEWDSLRSTSLSGGGINDRS